The region cccgtgcAGGATGTAGCATGCCTTGCAGCCTTGCTTGTCAGAAAAGGTTCTGCCCCCCatatgaccctgaactggaaaatGCAGTTAGACAATGGATGGACGTGCTCTGTACCTATTTTACCTCCCCACCCTGAGACAGTGCAAAACGCAGAGGGCTCTACTTCCAGGGTCTTGTTTGGAAGACAGACTGGACGGACATAGTTATTATACACAAGTGAAGAGGCCAGCTGCAGCAAGGCAACATCATAGTCCAACGAAGAGTCATTGTAGCTTGAGTGAAGAATGATCCTTTTCACAGGTCTTTTCTGGGAAAAAGATACGATTCAGCAATTAATTCAGCATAAGATATAAGTACAGTAAGACAGAAAAAAGTCAAATATATAATTCATATTGCCCCCTCACCTGCTCTTCAGGATTTGTAGTTGAAATGTCATGGTCtccagcaacaacaacaagcaAGTGTGAGTATTTCTTCTCACTGAAAGAAAGACAAagtacattgttaaaagcagggCTACTTAATGTCCCTTATAACTAAAGAAATCAATGTATGCCTTCAGAGTTGTTTTATATAAAACTAAACAAATATGAAATGTTGCTAACCATGGCAGGCCACTTTCCCTGTACAGCAATGTTTGTCTTCTGAAACTGAGGCAATTACTTGTAGAGACCAAAAGGGTTGATGGAACTGTTTGGAAGGACCATTGTAGCCAAAAACTAGCTTGACCATATCCTTATTCAAAAGAACAGAGCCATATCTGAGAAATTACACTGAGACCCTTTTACCAGTGCTTCgcctaaaatatttaaatgtccaAATAGCAGGTTAGATTGTCAATTATGTctaggagtaaaaaaaaaacaaacgatgGACGCCTTCATGGAAGTTACTGCCACAGTGCACTCAGTTTTCCCACACAATAGCGCTACACATCAGGCTGCACACAACCTGCAACAGACAAGATGCACATGCTTACATGCCATACACACAGTGGGCAGCAGTGAGGACCCAGTCTGGCTGGATGATGGCTCCTCCACAGATGTGCTCATCGAGAAGACTAAGACGGACTTGCCAGGGCCAGGAGTGAGGGGCGGCCTCTTCCCCACCTATAACTCGGCTGAACAGAAACCTGGCAGGGACGTGAGGAATTCCACATGCATCTGAAGAGGACACGAGTGTTACACCAGTGCTCGTCACACCTCGAGCGCTGAGACAGTTTACACTAAAAGAAATTAGAGCCATGTatagagaaaaatgtttttttctgctgcctCCCACCCCTCCCTTTGTATGTACCCACAAGCAACGTAAGAAAGCCAACATTCGATTTGAAAAATGTCCCTGTTGGGACTGAAACATTAACTCCGAGTTTAATAAAGAAATTTGCCAAGCATAGTATTGAGTGTACAAGTAACATTTTATAAACACTCATATTTAAGAAATTTCATAAAAGGGCTTGACTTATGTGagtattttccttctttttataAATTTAGGTCATGTATCAAATTGTACCTGAAAAATGAAGGATGCATTTTATATATCTTTATATACTTTGAGGTGAATAACAATATCTCATTCAAGTAAAGTATTCccaaatgcatttttacaaaatacttgttttaactgtgtactgtatgaatcTTTTAAATTTACTTTTACAAATTTCATCTACATTTACAAGAAAAGCTACTAGGAATATAGGATCTGAATAGCTTTTAAATGTACAACAGTGCTTCCACAAGGCACACAACAAACCAGTTAAGAAAAGTTATGTAGATAACTTCTTCCAaacctgtatatacagtacaagtgtatATCTAGAAATATATAAAGGATAAACGAACAAACCAAAGGGTATATCTGGGAATGAAATTTCATAGTCTTCAGTCAATTTCTCTTCTGATTCTGAGAGGCTTCCTTCATGCAAATCTGTTGATATTATTAAAAAGgtgtaaaataaatcattcacAAATACgttgaaatataattatttaaatgttaatttttttgaGCTATATATGTGCAGAATTAAGTGAGATATGCATGACATTTTCTTTATGATAGCATATTTTTCCCAATAGCATAATATGTAATGGTGATTATTTACACTTAAtaatcaaaaaacaaaaacagatatggTGCAGAAGATGatgtattcattaaaaaaaaggaaatgtcaaTATCAATGTGCTatgaaaatattcagttttgGTGTAGTTATAAACAGTTATAAGAACAATCAATACTAAGCTCTGTACTCAAACTTACCTTTCACATTAATGAAGGATAAGGTGGCACGGAACCCTCTATAGGAATTACTGTCATCAGTGGCAAACTGTACTACCATCACATTTTCATAGCTTAACACAGGGGGCGGCATGGTTGTTCCACACAATATTGCttcaaaaagaacattaaaagcattgtagtaagatactgtatctgcatgtTATACAAAGTAGTAAGAATTGCATTCCACTGaaaaaattccatgctgaataatTTTTTACGTCTGTAAAGAATGTGTGTGGGGGGAGCAACAAAGTATTCATTCAGGGGAGCAAATTTCATTTTAGAACATTTATAATATCATATAAGTATCGGTATAATGATATTCAAGAAGTGTTTCGTTGTTTGGGTTATTTTTATCCATTACTACCAAATATTGgtgttttcttaaaaacaaaaaaatcccaAGTCCTTGGTCATTCATGCATGCACAGCTTTTTGTAGTCCATGTTAGTACCTATTTCTTCTCTTCCTCCCAAATCTCCAAACACTCTCAGCGAATCATACACACATTCTTTGGACAGCTCCACCTCAAAATCTTGAAACTCCAGCTGAAAGACAAGacattaattttacattaagccagtaattaacattatttttttctccttgtttTGCCAATACATTAGCAACACGGGTGCCTTTTTAATAAGTATTCAGCccaaaaactgtttaatttaataaaattgtaaaacaaTCTATCCTTtaatcatttacattttgttcGTCAATAATTCTAGtctgattattaaagaagaagtAGACAAAAAAACTAccttttctaaaagaaaagaaCACACACAGTCTAAGGAAAGATTAAAATTCACTTCACATACAAAACATTATCAGTTTTCCTGAGAGAAGATAATAACCATCAAGATGATGGGATGATGCTGGCTAACCTATTCTCAGCAATTTTAACTCAGAACTcaaacaaagaacaaactaaatTACTGTAATGTTACCTTAACAACATGGTTCTCAGGGGCATAGATAATCCAGTGGCAGTCTGCATTGTTGTTATAGAGGTCTGGGTAGTGCAGACTCTGAACAATACCTTCCGCTTGGAGCACTGCCACTGTTCCACAGCCCGAGGCTACAATTACACAAAGGAGAGCTTTTAAAGAACGATACGAGATAAGATGTAActagtgcatttaaaaacatcagACATACATTGTCGACAATGGGTccatcatttaaaaacaaattctgtatacagtatttctggtACCACACATGGATAATGACTATATCAGACACTGGTAGCTTAgcattattttctattaaattaAGTTAATTTTGATTGGTGATGCAGAGACAGGTTTTCTGACACATTTAAAACCAGGACAATTGTCATGTGGTGCAGTAGCAAAGAGGTCTGTGCTTGAACCTACTGGGATTATGAGAGATTCAGTATGTGATGACATAACACAACACAGTGTAATGCTAGCATTTCAGGGAGTCAGAAATGTTCTTTCTGTGCTGGCTTTTAAACATACACCTTTCCAAATAAGTCCCTTTTTCTAACACAACTTTAATGGCAGCACATGTGACTGCTCATTTTTGATGTAGGTATGAAAAGCATCAAGAAACACCTAATCTCTACATCTGAGGAAggagaaaacaatactgttcCCCTGATCGGCTCTCTGGAGGGCCTTttataataaacatatttcaaaaCCCCACAGAACTGCACAGTGACTTCATGTCTCCCTTCAATTGTTAGGTCACATTTGTTATATTAATATCAATAGTCAAGAAAATGACTGATACTTAAAATACTACTCTTGGGCAAAGCAATACCCTCAGACACCTTGTAGCATAAAACTGACACTCAAGTGCAAGCTGAAGGCCCATTTTTTTGCTATTCAGCTGTGTCTTTGATTTGTTTTGGTTTCAGGTGCACTCCAGTTTTATGGGTTCCTAGGAAACACAACAGGGAGGCAGAGTAAAGGTGCATGGGCTCTACTGTGATGTGTAACCATAGTGTCTTCCTCTGCTGGGAGATCGCACTGCAGCACTCCAAGTGCTCATGTTTTCCAGAGAATACACTTGAGGAATTTACTGTAGTTCATGACAGATCCCAGGTGCTTAAGTGGAGTTCTCTTGATGTATTCTCCTTAGCTAAAACAACACcccagaaaattattttagaagGTCCTAAGTTATTTGGATTGTGAGGGAATAAAATAAGGCTTACTAATGAGGTCCATCTATTGTTTAGAATATGGTAAATATGCAGCATTCACACAATGTGTGCTACAATTAACAGGCAACAGAATTCTACTAAATCATGCTGTTACAATAGTATAATCTTAATTTGACAAAAGCTGTTATCTCTTACATTTTCTGAGTCTGGACATCTTCAATTCACAGGTTTGGATGTTTCTTGTTGCAGACTCACCTAAAAGAGGATCCGGGTCAATTGCTTTGTATGTCACAGAAAAACCTGCTGCTGAGCCGGTGAAATCAGACGTGAACTTGAGTGTAGCACTGCTGGAGCTGATTAGGATGGGAGTAGGCAGTTCGCTACCACAGAATTTTCCTGAATAGAGATCACAATATTATCAATCAGcagaaggaggaggagagatATTCTTATGGTTGTCACTGCTTCATACTCACCTATAAGTTTGTCTGTCCCAGCAAATACTGCCAACTGGTCACTGCTGCAAAGAGTATCATTTTCCACATCAAACTTGGAAAACTCCAGCAGTATATACTTCCCAGCTGGAACTTGTACAGACCAGAAACAAAGTCTGCAGAAGAATATATGTTGATTTAAGGAATGTAATTAGAATACtttaaattgtactgtacattatgtagatatacagtatctacatttttaaacaagcaTCTGCAGGCTAAGAGGAATACCTGACAGAAGAATCATTAGGTTCAGTATGCTTTATCTCAGAATATCAACCTTTTCATTATGGGATTTTCAAGCGGTGAAGTCATGGAGAGTGACTTTGCCATTCTTAATTTGAAAAGACATATGAACTTAGTGTTAACCACAAAGCAGCGGCAAAATAGTGATGTGCACTTTGCCTGAAAGCAAATGAGAGCATGCTGGAGTATTCTGAGGCTGTGAAATTCTGAGTAGATGTAGTTTCTAATagagacatttttaaataaaaggagaCTGTACACAGAGATAGAGCTGCGCACACTTACTGATTGTTCTCATAGAAGCGATTGGGCTTTTCTGGATTGTGTATCTGACCTTCCACACTTGTCAGGATACCATCTGTTGAGCTGCATAGCTCTTGAAGAGAAGAGAAATCAGTAAAAGAGCAAGGAAACACCTCTAATgtggtgaaaagaaaaacatttaaaagtttaGATTTTCAATAATGCAGAAAATGAAGCTTTTGCAACAAATTATactaatatttaaaatttttgCATGTGCTCATCCATGGTCACTGGTTTACATGACTGCATTGTTACAAAACACACTTTTAGctaaattacattaattaacTTACTTGTTGTGGATTTCTTGTTTGGCTGTATCcctgaaaagaagaagaaaacagaatgtGCTTAACTAAAAACTttctcttaatttaaaaatcatttgtgtagcttttagaaaacaaaaattattGCAGTTTTAGCTagtcttcatttttaaaaataattggatTTATCAGCTGAAAGCAGAGTAAATCTTTACTGTAAGACTTCTTAAAATTGTGATGTGTCTGATACTATGTTGTTTGTTTGAATGTCTATCAAAAACCATCTAACATTTCATTGGCAAGAACCTGTGTTTTCTGGTGCACTTGACAGCTGAGGCCTTCTCTCGTAAGAGATTATTTCAGTGCCTTAAGAAATAATAGTCTAATAACACATgatgaaaaataacattttgattaCTTTCATTTAGCTGCTTCTTTAGCCAAGGCAGAAATTGGACTACATCTGTGAAGACTCCAGGAGATCCTCTTTTGGTCATGGGTTTCATTGTGTTATCATCCCAACTACGGCCACAGCCTCTGCCCCATGATGTCACCCCAATCAGGGCCCACTGACCATTATTCCTGGGGCACACGAGAGGACCCCCCGAATCTCCCTGGAGCAGAGAGAGACGAAGCAGGAAGAGATGGAGACAAAAGGCATTGGTAAATTAGAAACTATGTCAATTAATCACCATTTTCAATATACTGTGTCTGGTGTGAATCATACTGTAGACCTACACAAATCGGACTACGTGCTGGACATGCTGGACAGAGTGTTTGGATTGTGGCATTTAGCTGCCTTCCTTATAAATTGAATCTTATTTCCATAGCTAGTACACATAAggtaaatgtaaaatacaacCCATGTAAATTGAAAAGTACTAATCTAATGTACACTTTCATGTCATACAACAAAAGCTTGAATACAATACTGAGGGCAGAGTATAGACCTTTAATATATCAACAATCATATAAAGTGAACAACGTTTTattgattgtgtgtgtgtgtaaacatATTTAACTATAAATGTGATATAAATGACacaaatctgaaaataaaatgacaatccTTTACTATGATACccacaatttaaataaaaaataattgaagtaTATTAATTTTGAGTGCACAGTCTAACATTCTGGAGATTCTGTCAGCAGTAGCACAGTAGAATCAAGGTTTCTTGCCTGGCATGCATCTTTGCCTCCTTTCTCTGGCCCAGCACATATGACCGTGAACTCCTTCTGCCTGGGCCTTACTGTTCTGATGACAAACCTACATTTGTCCTGCTCAACAAGGTCCAGCTCTACCTCATGGACTACAGTAGGTAGGGGGCCACCTGAATGAAAGAAGATGGTAAATATTTATCCCTCTGTTTTTACATGGTTCTTACTATGCAAGTAAAACACATATTCAAATCTGTTGACACTAATACAGATTACACTCTTTTGCATTTGAAggttatttcaaataaaaatgatctgaTTTGAAAATGATCAAATCATAAGGTCAGTTCAGATGAAAAATTTGATTTGAAGGTAAATTTGGTCATTTAGTATTTGTGTCCCCATTATAACATTTTACTATCAGGAAAGTTTTTCGTTATGTGTGTCAACTTCTGAGCTGTATGTAACAACAGCAATTGCAGATTTTGAAAAACTTAAGTACTGTCACATGACACCCAACACAAAAATAACCGTCACA is a window of Lepisosteus oculatus isolate fLepOcu1 chromosome 21, fLepOcu1.hap2, whole genome shotgun sequence DNA encoding:
- the LOC102682878 gene encoding ovochymase-2 isoform X1; the encoded protein is MDGALVIYYVLLSLFCPKTFTAFLPSEEGSKCGFSKVHQLLDQSSRIVGGNQSQYGAHPWLVSMKYKGSHFCGATILTDQWLVSAAHCFPTARKDFLKNIRVVAGEHDQTSLDAEEQSLMVKTAVIHEYYKHSNPMSYDIALVEVDGKITFGAHVQPICLPLPSELFTPGTSCLVSGWGRLRERGPLPTVVHEVELDLVEQDKCRFVIRTVRPRQKEFTVICAGPEKGGKDACQGDSGGPLVCPRNNGQWALIGVTSWGRGCGRSWDDNTMKPMTKRGSPGVFTDVVQFLPWLKKQLNERIQPNKKSTTKLCSSTDGILTSVEGQIHNPEKPNRFYENNQLCFWSVQVPAGKYILLEFSKFDVENDTLCSSDQLAVFAGTDKLIGKFCGSELPTPILISSSSATLKFTSDFTGSAAGFSVTYKAIDPDPLLASGCGTVAVLQAEGIVQSLHYPDLYNNNADCHWIIYAPENHVVKLEFQDFEVELSKECVYDSLRVFGDLGGREEIAILCGTTMPPPVLSYENVMVVQFATDDSNSYRGFRATLSFINVKDLHEGSLSESEEKLTEDYEISFPDIPFDACGIPHVPARFLFSRVIGGEEAAPHSWPWQVRLSLLDEHICGGAIIQPDWVLTAAHCVYGIEKKYSHLLVVVAGDHDISTTNPEEQKRPVKRIILHSSYNDSSLDYDVALLQLASSLVYNNYVRPVCLPNKTLEVEPSAFCTVSGWGGKIGGQWNSTLQQLEVPLLDASDCELLYPGRITERMFCAGFPHEEGHDTCLGDSGGPLVCHSEQSLQPSYFIYGITSWAFGCGKLSKPGVYTSVQVLREWILQQLSANMESTVGTETKPKTESSKKNTYLETNTTPEFSGEDVHFSSGCQNIILTESEGEIQSPGYPNNYPNDLSCQWRILVPQNHFVKVEFIEFNLSTDGERCADFITVYDGMNQDKNFEAKFCGGIMPHPVWSSSTALTVHFHTNSIGTASGFKLEYRLYDLSQG
- the LOC102682878 gene encoding ovochymase-2 isoform X2, which codes for MDGALVIYYVLLSLFCPKTFTAFLPSEEGSKCGFSKVHQLLDQSSRIVGGNQSQYGAHPWLVSMKYKGSHFCGATILTDQWLVSAAHCFPTARKDFLKNIRVVAGEHDQTSLDAEEQSLMVKTAVIHEYYKHSNPMSYDIALVEVDGKITFGAHVQPICLPLPSELFTPGTSCLVSGWGRLRERGPLPTVVHEVELDLVEQDKCRFVIRTVRPRQKEFTVICAGPEKGGKDACQGDSGGPLVCPRNNGQWALIGVTSWGRGCGRSWDDNTMKPMTKRGSPGVFTDVVQFLPWLKKQLNERIQPNKKSTTKLCSSTDGILTSVEGQIHNPEKPNRFYENNQLCFWSVQVPAGKYILLEFSKFDVENDTLCSSDQLAVFAGTDKLIGKFCGSELPTPILISSSSATLKFTSDFTGSAAGFSVTYKAIDPDPLLASGCGTVAVLQAEGIVQSLHYPDLYNNNADCHWIIYAPENHVVKLEFQDFEVELSKECVYDSLRVFGDLGGREEIAILCGTTMPPPVLSYENVMVVQFATDDSNSYRGFRATLSFINVKDLHEGSLSESEEKLTEDYEISFPDIPFDACGIPHVPARFLFSRVIGGEEAAPHSWPWQVRLSLLDEHICGGAIIQPDWVLTAAHCVYGIEKKYSHLLVVVAGDHDISTTNPEEQKRPVKRIILHSSYNDSSLDYDVALLQLASSLVYNNYVRPVCLPNKTLEVEPSAFCTVSGWGGKIGGQWNSTLQQLEVPLLDASDCELLYPGRITERMFCAGFPHEEGHDTCLGDSGGPLVCHSEQSLQPSYFIYGITSWAFGCGKLSKPGVYTSVQVLREWILQQLSANMESTVGTETKPKTESSKKNTYLETNTTPEFSGEGCQNIILTESEGEIQSPGYPNNYPNDLSCQWRILVPQNHFVKVEFIEFNLSTDGERCADFITVYDGMNQDKNFEAKFCGGIMPHPVWSSSTALTVHFHTNSIGTASGFKLEYRLYDLSQG